The Prochlorococcus marinus CUG1416 genome has a segment encoding these proteins:
- a CDS encoding alpha/beta fold hydrolase — protein MSLNKSETWKWKNWEISWSLSKESTSEKNIKILLVHGFGASKNHWRHNQDFLGKFSNCYAIDLLGFGKSSQPNALLNYEPDKENSIKYSFNLWGNQISTFCEEVIKSPVYLVGNSIGGVIALKAAEILKDNCKGVILIDCAQRTMDDKRLKKSDILMNLLRPVLKTIVRQRIISNTLFTRAANPKVIKKILEQAYPSGKNIDEELIEILYQPSKRTNSKEAFRGFINLFDDYLATDLFDKVGTPIQLIWGEKDPWESLSEAKEWKKKFSNIKRLDIIKGAGHCPHDEEPEETNTLICEFLQETK, from the coding sequence GTGTCCTTAAATAAATCTGAAACTTGGAAGTGGAAAAATTGGGAAATTTCTTGGTCTTTATCAAAAGAATCTACTTCTGAAAAAAATATTAAAATTTTATTAGTTCATGGATTTGGGGCATCAAAAAACCATTGGAGACATAATCAAGATTTTCTCGGTAAATTTTCTAACTGCTACGCAATTGACTTATTAGGATTTGGAAAAAGCAGTCAGCCTAATGCTTTATTAAATTACGAACCTGACAAAGAAAACTCAATTAAATATTCATTTAACTTATGGGGTAATCAAATATCAACATTTTGTGAAGAGGTAATAAAATCTCCTGTTTACTTGGTAGGGAACTCAATTGGTGGTGTTATTGCATTAAAAGCTGCTGAAATCCTCAAAGATAATTGCAAAGGTGTCATTTTGATTGATTGTGCACAAAGAACTATGGATGATAAACGTTTAAAAAAAAGTGATATCTTAATGAATCTACTGAGACCCGTCCTTAAAACGATAGTCAGACAAAGAATAATCAGCAATACACTTTTCACAAGAGCTGCTAATCCAAAAGTTATAAAGAAAATACTTGAACAAGCTTACCCCTCAGGAAAAAATATCGATGAGGAATTAATTGAAATACTATATCAACCCTCTAAAAGGACAAACTCTAAAGAAGCATTTCGTGGTTTTATTAACTTATTTGACGACTATCTTGCTACAGACCTTTTCGACAAAGTTGGTACTCCAATCCAATTAATTTGGGGAGAAAAAGATCCTTGGGAATCATTAAGTGAAGCAAAAGAGTGGAAGAAAAAGTTCAGTAATATTAAAAGATTAGATATTATTAAAGGTGCTGGCCATTGTCCTCATGATGAAGAACCTGAAGAAACAAATACATTAATATGTGAATTTCTTCAGGAAACAAAATAA
- a CDS encoding RpoD/SigA family RNA polymerase sigma factor gives MSTETLSENKLVTISSLKAANDVDLVRSYLRDIGRVPLLSHEQEITLGRQVQEYMQVERAELEIIELTGEKPSIEELSNKLNLSISIIKKRLRAGQRAKERMVAANLRLVVSVAKKYTKRNMELLDLIQEGTIGLVRGVEKFDPARGYKFSTYAYWWIRQGITRAIAEKSRAIRLPIHITEMLNKLKKGQRELSQEMSRTPTVSELAKYVELPEEDVKDLMCKAGQPVSLETKVGDGEDTVLLDLLAGGEDLPDEQIEMDCMRGDLHSLLHQLPDLQCRVLRMRYGMDGDEPMSLTGIGRVLGISRDRVRNLERDGLRGLRRLSENVEAYFVS, from the coding sequence ATGTCTACTGAAACATTAAGTGAGAATAAATTAGTCACAATATCAAGTTTAAAAGCTGCTAACGATGTCGACCTTGTTAGATCTTATTTGAGGGATATAGGTAGAGTCCCGCTATTATCTCACGAGCAAGAAATTACTCTTGGTAGGCAGGTCCAAGAATATATGCAAGTAGAAAGAGCAGAATTGGAAATTATTGAATTAACAGGAGAAAAGCCAAGTATTGAGGAATTATCAAACAAATTAAACTTATCTATTTCCATAATAAAAAAAAGATTGAGAGCTGGACAGAGGGCGAAAGAAAGAATGGTTGCAGCTAATTTAAGGTTGGTAGTAAGTGTTGCAAAAAAATATACTAAAAGAAATATGGAATTATTAGATTTAATACAGGAGGGAACAATAGGTTTGGTAAGAGGAGTTGAAAAATTTGATCCAGCTAGAGGCTACAAGTTTTCAACATATGCATACTGGTGGATTAGACAGGGTATTACTAGAGCAATTGCTGAAAAAAGTAGGGCAATCAGGCTACCAATTCACATAACTGAAATGTTGAATAAGCTTAAAAAAGGTCAAAGAGAGTTGAGTCAAGAAATGTCTAGAACTCCAACAGTAAGTGAACTTGCAAAATACGTAGAGCTTCCTGAAGAAGATGTTAAAGATTTAATGTGCAAAGCTGGGCAACCAGTTAGTCTTGAAACAAAAGTTGGTGATGGTGAAGATACTGTATTACTAGATTTATTAGCAGGCGGTGAGGATTTGCCAGACGAACAAATAGAGATGGATTGTATGAGAGGCGATCTTCATTCTCTTTTGCATCAATTACCAGATTTGCAATGTAGAGTTTTAAGAATGAGATACGGGATGGATGGTGATGAGCCAATGTCTCTTACAGGAATAGGGAGGGTACTTGGGATCAGTAGAGATCGAGTAAGAAATTTAGAACGAGATGGATTAAGAGGTTTGAGAAGACTTAGTGAAAATGTAGAAGCTTATTTTGTTTCCTGA
- the mgtE gene encoding magnesium transporter, producing MNENNLETVTALSSDLSTRENITIQLEELLVAGNYDEAKLLLEPSQPVDIADAIGSLPLILQALAFRLLKKNEAIEVYEYLDPIVQQTLLERLRSGEVLEIVEKMSPDDRVQLFDELPAKVVRKFLSALSPGERKVTAELLGYEPETAGRLMTTEFIDLKEMQTAAEALSLVRKRAPFTETIYSLYVTDKERHLTGILSLRDLVTADPSKPIGDVMTRDVVNISTNTNQEEVARAIQRYDFLALPVVDKEKRLVGIVTVDDLIDVIEQEATRDIYAAGAVQPGDEDDYFQSSLFTIARRRILWLLILVLANGLTTKVIAMNDQILKEIVLLAAFIPLLIGTGGNVGAQSSTVIIRGLSTQKLKSLGAIKAVVKEAITGALLGVLMMLVVFPFAWWQGQGPLIASAVGISLISITTLAATTGAILPLMFDRMRLDPALMSSPFITTVTDIAGVFIYLSTAKWLLSSSLI from the coding sequence ATGAATGAAAATAATCTTGAAACGGTTACAGCCTTATCTTCTGATTTAAGTACTCGAGAAAATATTACGATTCAACTTGAAGAATTGCTAGTAGCAGGAAATTATGATGAGGCAAAATTACTTTTAGAACCTTCCCAACCTGTTGATATTGCAGATGCTATTGGAAGCCTTCCATTAATATTGCAGGCATTAGCATTTCGATTGTTAAAGAAAAATGAGGCAATTGAGGTTTATGAATATTTAGATCCAATAGTTCAGCAAACTTTATTAGAAAGGCTTCGTTCAGGAGAAGTTTTAGAAATCGTTGAGAAAATGTCGCCTGATGATAGGGTTCAACTTTTTGATGAATTACCTGCAAAAGTTGTACGAAAATTTTTGTCTGCTCTGAGTCCAGGTGAAAGGAAAGTCACAGCTGAATTACTTGGATATGAGCCGGAAACTGCTGGAAGATTAATGACAACTGAATTCATAGACCTTAAAGAGATGCAAACAGCAGCTGAGGCTCTTTCTTTAGTTAGAAAAAGGGCTCCATTCACAGAAACAATTTATAGCTTATACGTTACGGACAAAGAAAGACATTTGACAGGGATACTTTCTTTAAGGGACCTTGTAACTGCTGATCCTTCTAAGCCAATTGGGGATGTTATGACAAGAGATGTGGTTAATATTTCTACGAATACGAATCAAGAAGAGGTCGCAAGAGCAATACAAAGATATGATTTTCTAGCACTCCCAGTTGTTGATAAAGAAAAAAGACTCGTTGGGATAGTAACTGTCGATGATTTAATTGACGTTATAGAGCAAGAAGCAACAAGAGATATTTATGCGGCAGGGGCAGTTCAACCTGGAGATGAAGATGATTATTTTCAAAGTAGTTTGTTTACGATAGCTCGACGAAGAATTTTGTGGTTGTTAATTTTGGTTTTGGCAAATGGTTTGACGACAAAAGTTATAGCGATGAATGATCAAATCTTAAAAGAAATAGTTTTACTAGCTGCATTCATTCCGCTGCTTATAGGTACTGGGGGCAATGTTGGCGCTCAAAGTTCAACGGTTATCATTAGAGGTTTAAGTACTCAAAAGTTGAAGTCTCTTGGTGCTATTAAAGCAGTAGTTAAGGAGGCAATTACAGGCGCTCTTTTAGGTGTTTTGATGATGCTAGTAGTTTTCCCTTTCGCTTGGTGGCAAGGGCAGGGTCCTTTAATAGCCTCTGCGGTAGGAATAAGTTTAATATCTATAACGACTTTAGCTGCGACTACAGGTGCTATCCTCCCTTTAATGTTTGACAGAATGAGGTTAGATCCAGCCCTAATGTCCTCTCCTTTCATAACTACCGTAACTGATATTGCAGGTGTATTTATTTATCTAAGTACTGCAAAATGGTTATTAAGCTCTTCTTTAATCTAA
- a CDS encoding CrcB family protein — MKIKSFFYILLACYVGTFLRLSINNNFIISILGSFFVGFIVSKKLSYSSEKILLSGFFSCFTSFSGFIYFLYKIFNQGDWIKFIMFLNLIIIVNLFTMYFGFWISRKIT, encoded by the coding sequence ATGAAAATAAAAAGTTTTTTTTATATTCTTTTAGCTTGTTATGTAGGTACTTTTTTAAGATTATCTATAAATAATAACTTTATTATTTCAATTCTAGGATCTTTTTTCGTTGGTTTTATTGTCAGTAAAAAATTAAGTTATTCAAGCGAAAAAATTTTATTAAGTGGTTTTTTTTCTTGCTTTACATCCTTTAGCGGATTTATATATTTTTTGTACAAAATTTTTAATCAAGGAGATTGGATAAAATTTATAATGTTTCTTAATTTAATCATTATCGTAAATTTATTCACAATGTATTTTGGGTTCTGGATAAGTAGAAAAATTACTTAA
- a CDS encoding FluC/FEX family fluoride channel produces MDFSSIGIILIGSTFGLILRIFIQNNLKKSIGFDIQNTSIVNFISSFFLGILVAVNFINNDILFLFYTGFLGCFSTFSSFIYQLFILLKKRKFLILFFHYIEVIFFSFFFFYLGYLIIQLF; encoded by the coding sequence TTGGATTTTAGTTCAATAGGTATTATTTTAATTGGTAGTACTTTTGGATTAATACTGAGAATATTTATACAAAATAATTTAAAAAAAAGCATAGGTTTTGATATTCAAAATACTTCAATAGTGAATTTTATATCATCATTTTTTTTAGGAATTTTAGTAGCAGTAAATTTTATTAATAACGATATATTATTTTTATTTTATACCGGTTTTTTAGGATGTTTTAGTACATTTTCCTCTTTTATATATCAACTATTTATTCTATTGAAGAAGAGGAAATTCCTAATATTATTTTTTCATTATATCGAAGTAATATTTTTTTCTTTCTTTTTCTTTTATTTGGGTTACTTAATTATTCAATTATTTTAA
- the gyrB gene encoding DNA topoisomerase (ATP-hydrolyzing) subunit B: MSEDKRSNKISNDYGAEQIQVLEGLEPVRKRPGMYIGTTGPRGLHHLVYEVVDNSVDEALAGHCDHIEIVLRADGSALISDNGRGIPTDIHPRTGKSALETVLTVLHAGGKFGSGGYKVSGGLHGVGISVVNALSEWVNVTVYRDSSEFNQRFEKGISKGELQTKKQSVKPFKKGTTICFKPDKTIFSGGIEFEYALLSSRLRELAYLNGGVKIVFRDERNQLSDGSFREEIYLYEGGIKEYVQYMNAEKDSIHPEIIYVDSQKENVYVEAALQWCSDVYSDNILGFANNIRTIDGGTHIEGLKTVLTRTFNNLAKKRGKRKDIEKNLAGENIREGLTVVLSVKVPDPEFEGQTKTKLGNTEVRGIVDSLIGEALTKYMEFNPGILDLILEKAIQSFNAAEAARRARELVRRKSVLESSTLPGKLADCSSRDPSETEIYIVEGDSAGGSAKQGRDRKFQAILPLRGKILNIEKTDDSKIYKNTEIQSLITALGLGIKGEEFDVSSLRYHRVVIMTDADVDGAHIRTLLLTFFYRYQKELVEKGYIYIACPPLYKVERGKNHKYCYNENQLKDTITGFGENANYNIQRFKGLGEMMPKQLWDTTMNPQTRMMKKVEIEDALEADRIFNILMGDKVAPRREFIETHSSNLDMATLDI; the protein is encoded by the coding sequence ATGAGTGAGGACAAAAGATCTAATAAAATCTCAAATGACTATGGTGCGGAACAGATTCAGGTTTTAGAAGGCTTAGAGCCTGTTCGTAAACGCCCGGGGATGTATATAGGTACGACAGGGCCGAGAGGTTTGCATCATCTAGTATATGAGGTCGTTGATAACTCAGTTGATGAAGCACTCGCAGGACATTGTGATCACATTGAAATTGTTCTTCGCGCAGATGGATCAGCTTTAATTTCTGATAATGGACGAGGTATTCCAACAGATATTCATCCAAGGACTGGTAAAAGTGCTTTAGAAACTGTACTTACTGTTCTTCACGCAGGAGGGAAATTCGGAAGTGGCGGCTATAAAGTTTCAGGTGGGTTGCATGGAGTAGGAATATCTGTGGTGAATGCTTTAAGCGAATGGGTTAATGTGACTGTTTACAGGGATAGCAGTGAGTTTAATCAAAGATTCGAAAAAGGTATATCAAAGGGTGAATTACAAACTAAAAAGCAGTCTGTGAAACCTTTTAAAAAAGGGACCACTATTTGTTTTAAGCCCGATAAAACGATTTTTTCTGGAGGTATCGAATTTGAATATGCTCTTCTTTCATCTAGATTAAGAGAACTTGCTTATCTTAATGGTGGTGTAAAAATTGTTTTTAGAGATGAAAGAAATCAATTATCTGATGGTTCTTTTAGAGAAGAAATTTACTTATATGAGGGAGGTATCAAAGAATATGTTCAATACATGAATGCAGAAAAGGATTCAATTCATCCTGAGATAATTTATGTTGACTCACAGAAAGAAAACGTTTACGTAGAGGCAGCTTTGCAGTGGTGTTCAGATGTTTATTCAGATAATATTTTAGGATTTGCAAATAATATTAGAACTATCGATGGAGGCACTCATATTGAAGGATTAAAAACAGTTTTGACAAGAACTTTCAATAATCTTGCTAAGAAGAGAGGCAAAAGAAAAGATATTGAAAAAAATTTAGCTGGTGAAAATATTAGAGAGGGTTTGACGGTAGTTTTATCGGTGAAAGTTCCAGATCCCGAATTTGAAGGACAAACAAAAACAAAATTAGGTAACACTGAAGTAAGAGGAATTGTGGATTCTCTGATTGGCGAGGCACTGACAAAATACATGGAATTTAATCCTGGAATTTTGGACTTGATTCTTGAAAAAGCAATTCAATCATTTAATGCAGCAGAAGCTGCAAGAAGGGCTAGAGAATTAGTTAGAAGAAAAAGTGTGCTTGAAAGTTCGACTCTGCCAGGTAAATTAGCAGATTGTAGTTCTAGAGATCCTTCTGAAACTGAAATTTATATCGTTGAGGGGGATTCTGCTGGAGGTTCCGCTAAACAAGGAAGAGATAGAAAGTTTCAGGCTATTTTACCTCTCAGGGGTAAAATTCTTAATATCGAAAAAACTGACGATAGTAAAATATATAAAAATACAGAAATTCAGTCATTAATAACAGCTCTAGGATTAGGAATAAAAGGAGAGGAGTTCGACGTGAGCTCTTTGAGATATCACAGGGTTGTAATTATGACGGATGCTGATGTTGACGGTGCACATATAAGAACTTTATTATTGACATTTTTTTATAGATATCAAAAAGAACTGGTCGAGAAAGGTTATATATATATTGCATGTCCTCCTCTCTATAAGGTTGAAAGAGGTAAGAATCATAAATACTGCTATAACGAGAATCAATTAAAGGATACAATTACAGGTTTTGGAGAAAATGCAAATTATAATATTCAGAGATTTAAGGGATTAGGTGAGATGATGCCAAAACAATTGTGGGATACAACTATGAATCCTCAAACTAGGATGATGAAAAAGGTTGAGATTGAAGATGCACTTGAAGCCGACAGAATATTCAATATATTAATGGGAGATAAAGTTGCACCAAGAAGAGAATTTATTGAAACTCATAGTAGTAACTTAGATATGGCAACTTTAGATATATGA
- the miaA gene encoding tRNA (adenosine(37)-N6)-dimethylallyltransferase MiaA gives MFSYPPHVIVLLGPTASGKTELAIEIAEYFKTRIHNIDSRQIYKSMDIGTAKPSEHQQKKIKHFLIDIEEPINPINVKQFQEIAQQSIKRELKKNYLPFLVGGSGLYMNSITKGFFVPDIPPQNNLREQLEKLEHKERWELLKNCDPISTKKINFADHVRTIRALEVFYVTGKPLSTQKVQKPPEWRILELGLDRDNLKERILQRTKNMYSSGILEETKHLISQYGSDLQILNTIGYRQAMDVLNNHLTIDKAIEITTIKTIQFAKRQKTWFRNKNNPTWLNNKNLLKDAIIKIESFLG, from the coding sequence ATGTTTTCTTATCCACCTCATGTAATAGTTTTACTTGGACCCACAGCTAGTGGCAAAACAGAATTAGCTATTGAAATCGCAGAATATTTCAAAACTCGTATACATAATATAGATTCAAGACAAATTTATAAGTCTATGGATATTGGAACAGCCAAACCATCTGAGCATCAACAAAAAAAAATAAAGCATTTTTTAATAGATATTGAAGAGCCTATTAATCCAATTAATGTAAAACAATTTCAAGAAATTGCTCAACAATCAATAAAAAGAGAACTTAAAAAAAATTATTTACCTTTTCTTGTTGGAGGGAGTGGTTTATATATGAACTCAATAACAAAAGGTTTTTTTGTCCCAGATATCCCTCCGCAAAATAATTTGAGAGAACAATTAGAAAAACTTGAACATAAAGAACGTTGGGAACTTTTAAAAAATTGTGATCCAATCTCAACAAAAAAAATCAATTTTGCTGATCACGTGAGAACAATAAGAGCTTTAGAAGTCTTTTACGTAACAGGAAAACCTTTGTCAACTCAAAAAGTTCAAAAACCTCCTGAATGGAGAATACTAGAACTGGGATTAGATAGAGATAACTTAAAAGAAAGAATTTTACAAAGAACAAAAAATATGTATTCATCTGGAATTTTGGAAGAGACGAAACACCTTATTTCTCAATATGGATCTGATTTGCAAATATTAAACACCATTGGATACCGTCAAGCTATGGATGTCTTAAATAACCATTTAACTATTGATAAAGCGATAGAAATAACTACTATAAAAACGATCCAATTTGCCAAAAGACAAAAAACATGGTTTCGTAATAAAAATAATCCAACTTGGCTTAATAACAAAAACCTGCTAAAAGATGCAATAATCAAAATAGAGTCTTTTTTAGGCTAA
- the infC gene encoding translation initiation factor IF-3, whose protein sequence is MPPRPRFDRRAPIRELPNINERIKYPQLRVVDSDGKQLGVIDRLKALEIASQRELDLVLVSEKANPPVCRIMDYGKYKFEQEKKAKEAKKKSHQTEVKEVKMRYKIDKHDYDVRIGQATKFLKSGDKVKCTVIFRGREIQHSNLAETLLLKMANDLEEQSEVQQKPKREGRNMIMFLSPRKTPLIKKDED, encoded by the coding sequence ATGCCACCACGCCCACGCTTTGACCGCCGCGCTCCTATTAGAGAGCTCCCAAATATTAATGAAAGAATAAAATACCCTCAATTAAGAGTTGTTGATTCAGATGGAAAACAATTAGGTGTCATAGATAGATTGAAAGCATTAGAAATAGCCTCTCAAAGAGAACTTGATTTAGTTTTGGTCAGCGAAAAAGCTAATCCTCCTGTTTGTAGAATCATGGACTATGGAAAATATAAATTTGAACAAGAAAAGAAAGCAAAAGAAGCAAAAAAGAAATCTCATCAAACAGAAGTTAAAGAAGTAAAAATGAGGTACAAAATTGACAAACATGATTATGACGTACGAATAGGTCAAGCTACTAAATTCTTAAAATCGGGAGATAAAGTAAAATGCACTGTAATTTTTAGGGGTAGAGAAATTCAACACTCAAATTTAGCTGAAACACTCCTTTTGAAAATGGCTAACGATTTAGAGGAGCAATCAGAAGTACAACAAAAGCCAAAACGAGAAGGGAGAAACATGATTATGTTTTTAAGCCCTAGGAAAACACCACTTATTAAAAAAGATGAAGACTGA
- a CDS encoding GntR family transcriptional regulator: MKFHIQQESDIPASTQIYNQICFAIAARHFPPGHRLPSTRQLAMQTGLHRNTISKVYRQLEVDGVVEAIAGSGIYVRDNLTKRELKKSIYSKDKISQPPDQEAKKAIDNFINLGCTLQETREILTNEIDWRIKCGARIIVSTPREDIGASMLIAEELSPKVNVPVEVIPMEELEKVLSSSNNGTIVTSRYFLQPLEKVAKQYGVRAIAVDLSDFQKELKILKELNTGSCVGIVSISPGLLRAAEVIIHSMRGSELMLMTAISDNNSRLLSLLKAANHIVCDGPSLSVVENTLLKNRSQLMRLPQIICAKNYLSIETINQLKKEIGIFN, translated from the coding sequence GTGAAATTCCATATTCAACAAGAAAGTGATATCCCTGCCTCAACACAAATATATAATCAAATTTGCTTTGCAATAGCAGCAAGACATTTTCCACCTGGACACAGACTTCCAAGCACTAGGCAACTTGCAATGCAGACTGGACTCCATCGGAATACTATTAGCAAAGTTTACAGACAACTTGAAGTAGATGGGGTTGTTGAAGCAATAGCTGGATCGGGGATCTATGTGAGAGATAATCTTACTAAAAGAGAACTAAAAAAATCAATTTACTCAAAAGACAAGATATCTCAGCCACCAGACCAAGAAGCAAAAAAGGCTATTGATAACTTCATAAATCTTGGCTGCACCTTACAAGAAACAAGAGAAATATTAACTAATGAAATTGATTGGCGTATTAAATGCGGAGCAAGAATTATAGTCAGTACTCCTAGGGAGGATATAGGCGCTTCTATGCTGATAGCAGAAGAGCTCTCTCCAAAAGTTAATGTACCAGTAGAAGTTATTCCTATGGAAGAATTAGAAAAAGTTCTGAGTAGTTCGAATAATGGGACTATTGTCACAAGCAGATATTTTTTACAACCTCTAGAAAAAGTTGCGAAACAATATGGAGTTCGAGCTATTGCAGTTGACTTAAGCGACTTTCAAAAGGAATTGAAAATACTCAAAGAATTAAATACCGGAAGTTGTGTCGGTATTGTTAGCATTAGTCCTGGTTTATTACGGGCAGCTGAGGTTATCATACACAGCATGCGAGGTAGTGAATTAATGCTTATGACGGCGATTTCAGACAACAACAGTAGATTATTATCGCTTTTAAAGGCTGCAAACCATATAGTGTGTGATGGGCCGAGTTTGTCAGTTGTGGAAAACACATTATTAAAAAATCGATCTCAGCTCATGAGATTACCTCAAATAATATGCGCTAAAAACTATTTGAGTATAGAAACAATAAATCAATTAAAAAAAGAAATTGGAATTTTTAATTAG
- the cysE gene encoding serine O-acetyltransferase, which produces MLRTFKSDIEIIKERDPAARGILEIFLCYPGFQSIVIHRFTHKLWQLKIPLIPRLLSHLNRLVTGIEIHPGAKIGKRVFIDHGMGVVIGETAEIGNNCLLYQGVTLGGTGKNHGKRHPTLMENVVVGAGAKVLGSITVGSNTRIGAGSVVVRNVEGNSTVVGVPGRVVHQSGVKVNPLAHSALPDAEANVIKNLMDRIDLLENEILKLQKTLQCLANSESIDISKLGSAQNLKDKEIIEFLGDE; this is translated from the coding sequence ATCCTAAGAACTTTTAAATCAGATATAGAAATTATCAAAGAACGAGATCCTGCTGCCAGGGGGATATTAGAAATTTTTCTTTGCTACCCAGGCTTCCAATCAATAGTAATTCATAGGTTTACGCATAAATTATGGCAATTAAAAATTCCTTTAATTCCTCGCTTGTTAAGTCATCTTAATAGGCTAGTAACAGGCATTGAAATCCATCCTGGGGCTAAAATTGGTAAACGGGTCTTTATAGACCATGGAATGGGAGTTGTAATTGGTGAAACAGCTGAGATAGGAAATAATTGTCTACTTTATCAAGGCGTTACATTAGGAGGAACTGGTAAAAATCATGGCAAAAGACACCCAACATTAATGGAAAATGTTGTAGTTGGGGCAGGTGCAAAAGTACTAGGGTCCATAACAGTAGGGTCTAACACCCGTATTGGCGCGGGTTCAGTAGTTGTTCGCAATGTAGAGGGGAACAGTACTGTGGTTGGAGTTCCTGGCAGAGTAGTGCATCAAAGTGGTGTCAAAGTGAATCCATTGGCTCACTCTGCCTTGCCAGATGCAGAAGCTAATGTAATAAAAAATTTAATGGATAGAATTGACTTACTTGAAAATGAAATTCTGAAATTACAAAAAACTCTACAATGTCTAGCCAACTCAGAATCTATTGATATTTCTAAACTAGGTAGTGCTCAAAATCTTAAAGACAAAGAAATTATAGAATTTCTTGGCGATGAATAA